The region ataaaggaaaaacattagaagaaaataaaaaacatttagaaaatatgaaagaaataataaaaataataactgatgttgaatatcctaaaattagtatatcttctaaagttaaattcataaaatctgaagataaaccaatatataatataaattctcattcacaacgtatcatttcaaaataacatatagatgataaattagataaatgttataatgaagtaaaaactaaaatagaagagaaatattttgaaggatctggtttaatatttgatgaaataatatttatgactttacatgtttataacacaaaatataataagttaactaaatcaaaaccaattgatgaaaataacgtATCATactataaagaaccagatattgaagcatcgagttatattaaactaccatttaaaactaatgctgttataaatgtacaaaatgaagatgataaatgttttctatgggctataataagttgtttacacccagttgaagattataaacaacatagttttagattaactcattataaaccatttgaaaataattataagatagataagtatcctgttagaattaaaaatatcccaaaaatagaaagagataataatataaagataagtgtatttgatttaatcaaattaccaaatacaaaaggtaacaatataaaacattatacattagaacctttatacctatcaaaagattatgattcaaatgatgttatagatatactatattatgagaatcattatatgtggattaaacaaatcgatttattttttaaatcagaaagtgatcaccataaaatatatctttgtagaaaatgtttacatagattcagtaatgaaagtacattatttaatcataaacaattatgtgaaaatcatgattattgtaaattagttgtttctgcgcatcgaatgaagtgttatcatttccaattattggggatcttgtttcaacttgcgcacctagaatacatatcaaataagttctaatagattgatttattctttgtataccagctttagtaaaaccttcaccattttctaaaatgaaattaacccaaccattattgttttgttgttgtatattattataatattttggtaattcattccaatttagtgttcttatatctgaatttgtcattatttttccaaattctttagtatatgatgttcctaatccacccattgttccaacttttgctctaaaatctttatttgaattaatattaaattcattacatattttataaaatttagaaaaattaatattattattcaattctttaaaatattttgaacctggtaaaggacattctaattcatctaatattaattttatttgaaaatatgtatgaaatctaaaaagtgataacatcaatggtaaacttggtttgtttaaatgatcattccaactaattccacatcctgttgttgcgcaataaacagcaaaatttaattggttctccCAATActttattagattttaataaccattgttttgcctcatttaaatttttgaaattaattgtatacacatgaaatatattttccatctttacatgaaaattattactttcagtaacataaatatataaatcaattaatgaatttaaaacttcatttctatatgtaatatctttattaaaatctattgctggaatataatatttaattgatttattatattggaaagcttttggaaaactatctgccatttatataattaaaaaattaataatttattaattcttttaataatttatcttgttcttcaactgttatatgaccatttaaacttattatataatctagtgtattctttaatttattaatttcttttatattagttttaattttttctttattactttttatatttaattttgaacttataccagttaaaacacttgaacttaatcctaatacaccaattgatatagctaaaggtgttaatggactgaatattgctagaaatgttattacagaactaattgtaaccgaaccacttataatcatataatatataattttactttttaaatattttttcttttttatcttaaggtcactttcaaattctaaaatttgtttttctaaatatatttttaatttagttttactgatatcatgaggaataatatcaatattatcaactttatcatccatttatttagcaaaaaaaattattaattagtaaatctatatgctacaaatataacaataacagttccgcctaaaatccatattatttcatatttctgttgttcattacttggggtataataatctgataaattaggtttgtatagatgtaatttttctttatttgtaaccgcgttatataaactcattgcatcatcaactgattgaaaatctctgtgtgaaatcttctgatcatataattctttattgatgtaattcatatagttttgtctcttttctctatattattctgctgctttattgtatttctctaatgctaagttatgtcttttttgttctgttaatgatccatttttatcaatatgcttaaataaataaccaccaccagtaaatgctaaagcgttaacaattgccgatcctataatagttataactgcagaagccatttatttagtaaaataattacgcatttatataggaggaatatatttttgtttttctaaataatcaatagttaaattagataaagtaactgcttatgttaattttaaaatatcatttatatcaaatctatcatgtagaaggtaaaacattatcagatgtagaaggtataacattatcagatgtagaaggaataacattattatcaatttcattactttaaatatcaacaacaccacttttattattatctattttacttattctatatttgaattgattaaagtattctccaaaatacttactataatcatcataaggtattatataatatataactgatatcatttcacttggactttgtatttcatatattcctccttccatttattatagaattttttattaaaattaaaattttaatacataacactattcaattgagaatttataatatttacgataggtagaacacaatatccgtgttgacgcgatgaggagagaatcccacaatgataataaaaagtccgaagatgaaacttcgagatagtagtttatttcaacgtttcgactatatcctaatagtcatcttcaggaataatgagatactacagaaattatgagatatatatacaatccagagacaaagagactaattcaagtaatcagagatgatacaaactaaaggaaaattaacgtagaaacagttacacgctaaaatagattaaagggaagcaaactaaggggtgattataaacaacaatagtgagtatgaatataaatgaaacttaaagtcagtagtaaaaagaaagacaaactaaggggcacttaaattaaaacaaaggtgaatacaagttaagtcagagacgaaattgatgagagaacaaataacaaataatcaaaggggaaatcaagtgttgagtttaaccagtttacagaggaattttgatataagtttattatggggtgaaaaaccattgttaaggtttacaacgttgttggaattttcaataattaatgcagattccaaaatatgtcttctagttttatcgctgcaagggtaaactaattcagcattagcaaaatcaaaattgtgtgaagtctgaaaaacatgactagcaactccgctttcaggtttaaagttttttacatctaatttatgctcttttatgcgttgattaagattccgacctgtttctcctatatatactttgtcgcaaactttacaaggaattttataaattccatagtttagggattcggttttcggtttgttgttaatcaatatgttactaagtttattattgtatttaaagataagttgtttatttagtgaccgaagagaaactttagaattctcgaggaaaggtacatacggtacaatgataggctgtttatcggtagccaacgtaggagttctaaggttgttatttctaaaatgcgtagtacgagctttaagtagagcttttttcaataggaaatcggggtaggcaagttttttgagagattggttgatatggtgaatttcatcgggtagaaatgaggggtcgcaaattctcaaagcgcgaagaaataatccttgagctaaaccgagtttaatatccggagaagtaaaagagaagtaatggaggtaggattcagcgttggtaggtttcctataaaccgcgaatttcaaaaaggatccacagttaaaaatcaaaacatccagaaaaggtattttactattagattcccattcatacgtaaaagccagagacgggtaaagggagtttaaatatataagaaagttatcaacattgaagtcaaagggaaccaaagccagaacatcgtcaacatatctgagccagattttagggtgaatatcagtgtaaagaggcaatatttcagattcaacatgttctaggaataaattagctagaataggaCTAAGAGGATTTCCCATAGCGATACCGAATGTCTGTTCGTAAAAACAgttgttgaattcaaaaaaggagTCCGTCGTACAAATAGAGATAAGGTCGATGATACAATCCGTAGGAATGCCGAAGTTAATGTTAAGTGATGGTAATCTGCGTTTTAAGAAATCAAGAGTAGGTCCAAGAGGAACATTGGTAAAAAGGGAAGTAAcatcaaatgatataaatttgtCGTTGCCAGGgataatattcttaatacGTTCAAGTAAGTGTTGATTATGGCGAAGGTGCGACGGAGAGAACGAACCGAGCACCGGAGATAATTGTTTCGCGAGAAATTTAGATAACCGGTATGTAGGAGAATTACAATTGGAGACTATAGGGCGCAGTGGAACattatctttatgaattttaggcaatcCATAGATATATGGTAAAGAGGGAAGACGTGAATGGAACTTATTCAGAGTTTCTTTAGCGCAGGGGAAACGTTTAATAATATCCGAAAGACTTCTGTTGAAATTAGCTTGCATACGAGGAAGAGGATTCGATTTAAGTTTCTTATAAACACCAGGATTATCCAAGAGAGATTGCAttttaacattataattatccaAATCTAAAATCACAATCTTGCCACCTTTATCAgccttagatattttaatagtCTTTAACTTCCGTAGTTCTTGGAGGGCGAGCCGAAATCGACGAGGTAGATATTCAAAAAGGTTCCTGTTGAGTTGATCGCATATAGCCTGTagattcatgaatataaagtTATAGTCCAAACTGTTCGGAGATGATTTGCGATATTCCAATTGGGTGACAAAGTCTAAAACATGTTTATCTTGATGAGgaagagaaaaattcaaaccgtAGCCGAGAAGTTGACACTGAGTAGAAGATAACGTGGTTGAAGACAAATTTACTATGTTTTCGGTGTTGCTAAATCTAGTCCAAGGGCTGGAATCAATGAGTTTATTCAGTTGGTTGGTAAGATCCACGGACTTTCTgtgctgatgatattttccagaGCCTTGAACAATAGTGGAGAGCGATTTCCAGAGGAATAGGTCCGGTACGTGTGacttcaaataattttgagaTTGACGGAATTTGTAGAACTGATAGTTACAGTCTTCCTTAGCACGATCTATAGCGAATTTGAGTTGCTTGTTAGCTTCGGGTGGAAACGCAGAGCTGGAGTCGTATTTCCAAATCCAAGAAAGTGATCGCGGAACCACTTTTTCGGCATAACACTCCTGAAGGAACTTGACTTTACTTTTAGCAGTCCTGGATTTGATATAGCATTTCTCATAATTTCGGAAGCTAGCGACGAGGTACGGGAACGTGAAGAAGAAGAATTTTAATACGATATTTCGATCCGTGGGTAGCATGATCACGATAGgtagaacacaatatccgtgttgacgcgatgaggagagaatcccacaatgataataaaaagtccgaagatgaaacttcgagatagtagtttatttcaacgtttcgactatatcctaatagtcatcttcaggaataatgagatactacagaaattatgagatatatatacaatccagagacaaagagactaattcaagtaatcagagatgatacaaactaaaggaaaattaacgtagaaacagttacacgctaaaatagattaaagggaagcaaactaaggggtgattataaacaacaatagtgagtatgaatataaatgaaacttaaagtcagtagtaaaaagaaagacaaactaaggggcacttaaattaaaacaaaggtgaatacaagttaagtcagagacgaaattgatgagagaacaaataacaaataaataatcaaaggggaaatcaagtgttgagtttaaccagtttacagaggaattttgatataagtttattttggggtgaaaaaccattgttaaggtttacaacgttgttggaattttcaataattaatgcagattccaaaatatgtcttctagttttatcgctgcaagggtaaactaattcagcattagcaaaatcaaaattgtgtgaagtctgaaaaacatgactagcaactccgctttcaggtttaaagttttttacatctaatttatgctcttttatgcgttgattaagattccgacctgtttctcctatatatactttgtcgcaaactttacaaggtattttataaattccacagtttagggattcggttttcggtttgttgttaatcaatatgttactaagtttattattgtatttaaagataagttgtttatttagtgaccgaagagaaactttagaattctcgaggaaaggtacatacggtacaatgataggctgtttatcggtagccaacgtaggagttctaaggttgttatttctaaaatgcgtagtacgagctttaagtagagctttttttcaataggaaatcggggtaggcaagttttttgagagattggttaatatggtgaatttcatcgggtagaaatgaggggtcgcaaattctcaaagcgcgaagaaataatccttgagctaaaccgagtttaatatccggagaagtaaaagagaagtaatggaggtaggattcagcgttggtaggtttcctataaaccgcgaatttcaaaaaggatccacagttaaaaatcaaaacatccagaaaaggtattttactattatattcccattcatacgtaaaagccagagacgggtaaagggagtttaaatatataagaaagttatcaacattgaagtcaaagggaaccaaagccagaacatcgtcaacatatctgagccagattttagggtgaatatcagtgtaaagaggcaatatttcagattcaacatgttctaggaataaattagctagaataggaCTAAGAGGATTTCCCATAGCGATACCGAATGTCTGTTCGtaaaaacaattgttgaattcaaaaaaggagTCCGTCGTACAAATAGAGATAAGGTCGATGATACAATCCGTAGGAATGCCGAAGTTAATGTTAAGTGATGGTAATCTGCGTTTTAAGAAATCAAGAGTAGGTCCAAGAGGAACATTGGTAAAAAGGGAAGTAAcatcaaatgatataaatttgtCGTTGCCAGGgataatattcttaatacGTTCAAGTAAGTGTTGATTATGGCGAAGGTGCGACGGAGAGAACGAACCGAGCACCGGAGATAATTGTTTCGCGAGAAATTTAGATAACCGGTATGTAGGAGAATTACAATTGGAGACTATAGGGCGCAGTGGAACattatctttatgaattttaggcaatcCATAGATATATGGTAAAGAGGGAAGACGTGAATGGAACTTATTCAGAGTTTCTTTAGCGGAGGGGAAACGTTTAATAATATCCGAAAGACTTCTGTTGAAATTAGCTTGCATACGAGGAAGAGGATTCGATTTAAGTTTCTTATAAACACCAGGATTATCCAAGAGAGATTGCAttttaacattataattatccaGATCTAAAATCACAATCTTGCCACCTTTATCAgccttagatattttaatagtCTTTAACTTCCGTAGTTCTTGGAGGGCGAGCCGAAATCGACGAGGTAGATATTCAAAAAGGTTCCTGTTGAGTTGATCGCATATAGCCTGTagattcatgaatataaagtTATAGTCCAAACTGTTCGGAGATGATTTGCGATATTCCAATTGGGTGACAAAGTCTAAAACATGTTTATCTTGATGAGgaagagaaaaattcaaaccgtAGCCGAGAAGTTGACACTGAGTAGAAGATAACGTGGTTGAAGACAAATTTACTATGTTTTCGGTGTTGCTAAATCTAGTCCAAGGGCTGGAATCAATGAGTTTATTCAGTTGGTTGATAAGATCCACGGACTTTCTgtgctgatgatattttccagaGCCTTGAACAATAGTGGAGAGCGATTTCCAGAGGAATAGGTCCGGTACGTGTGacttcaaataattttgagaTTGACGGAATTTGTAGAACTGATAGTTACAGTCTTCCTTAGCACGATCTATAGCGAATTTGAGTTGCTTGTTAGCTTCGGGTGGAAACGCAGAGCTGGAGTCGTATTTCCAAATCCAAGAAAGTGATCGCGGAACCACTTTTTCGGCATAACACTCCTGAAGGAACTTGACTTTACTTTTAGCAGTCCTGGATTTGATATAGCATTTCTCATAATTTCGGAAGCTAGCGACGAGGTACGGGAACGTGAAGAAGAAGAATTTTAATACGATATTTCGATCCGTGGGTAGCATGATCACGATAGgtagaacacaatatccgtgttgacgcgatgaggagagaatcccacaatgataataaaaagtccgaagatgaaacttcgagatagtagtttatttcaacgtttcgactatatcctaatagtcatcttcaggaataatgagatactacagaaattatgagatatatatacaatccagagacaaagagactaattcaagtaatcagagatgatacaaactaaaggaaaattaacgtagaaacagttacacgctaaaatagattaaagggaagcaaactaaggggtgattataaacaacaatagtgagtatgaatataaatgaaacttaaagtcagtagtaaaaagaaagacaaactaaggggcacttaaattaaaacaaaggtgaatacaagttaagtcagagacgaaattgatgagagaacaaataacaaataaataatcaaaggggaaatcaagtgttgagtttaaccagtttacagaggaattttgatataagtttattttggggtgaaaaaccattgttaaggtttacaacgttgttggaattttcaataattaatgcagattccaaaatatgtcttctagttttatcgctgcaagggtaaactaattcagcattagcaaaatcaaaattgtgtgaagtctgaaaaacatgactagcaactccgctttcaggtttaaagtttttttacatctaatttatgctcttttatgcgttgattaagattccgacctgtttctcctatatatactttgtcgcaaactttacaaggtattttataaattccacagtttagggattcggttttcggtttgttgttaatcaatatgttactaagtttattattgtatttaaagataagttgtttatttagtgaccgaagagaaactttagaattctcgaggaaaggtacatacggtacaatgataggctgtttatcggtagccaacgtaggagttctaaggttgttatttctaaaatgcgtagtacgagctttaagtagagctttttttcaataggaaatcggggtaggcaagttttttgagagattggttaatatggtgaatttcatcgggtagaaatgaggggtcgcaaattctcaaagcgcgaagaaataatccttgagctaaaccgagtttaatatccggagaagtaaaagagaagtaatggaggtaggattcagcgttggtaggtttcctataaaccgcgaatttcaaaaaggatccacagttaaaaatcaaaacatccagaaaaggtattttactattatattcccattcatacgtaaaagccagagacgggtaaagggagtttaaatatataagaaagttatcaacattgaagtcaaagggaaccaaagccagaacatcgtcaacatatctgagccagattttagggtgaatatcagtgtaaagaggcaatatttcagattcaacatgttctaggaataaattagctagaataggaCTAAGAGGATTTCCCATAGCGATACCGAATGTCTGTTCGtaaaaacaattgttgaattcaaaaaaggagTCCGTCGTACAAATAGAGATAAGGTCGATGATACAATCCGTAGGAATGCCGAAGTTAATGTTAAGTGATGGTAATCTGCGTTTTAAGAAATCAAGAGTAGGTCCAAGAGGAACATTGGTAAAAAGGGAAGTAAcatcaaatgatataaatttgtCGTTGCCAGGgataatattcttaatacGTTCAAGTAAGTGTTGATTATGGCGAAGGTGCGACGGAGAGAACGAACCGAGCACCGGAGATAATTGTTTCGCGAGAAATTTAGATAACCGGTATGTAGGAGAATTACAATTGGAGACTATAGGGCGCAGTGGAACattatctttatgaattttaggcaatcCATAGATATATGGTAAAGAGGGAAGACGTGAATGGAACTTATTCAGAGTTTCTTTAGCGGAGGGGAAACGTTTAATAATATCCGAAAGACTTCTGTTGAAATTAGCTTGCATACGAGGAAGAGGATTCGATTTAAGTTTCTTATAAACACCAGGATTATCCAAGAGAGATTGCAttttaacattataattatccaGATCTAAAATCACAATCTTGCCACCTTTATCAgccttagatattttaatagtCTTTAACTTCCGTAGTTCTTGGAGGGCGAGCCGAAATCGACGAGGTAGATATTCAAAAAGGTTCCTGTTGAGTTGATCGCATATAGCCTGTagattcatgaatataa is a window of Tubulanus polymorphus chromosome 2, tnTubPoly1.2, whole genome shotgun sequence DNA encoding:
- the LOC141898958 gene encoding uncharacterized protein LOC141898958, which gives rise to MLPTDRNIVLKFFFFTFPYLVASFRNYEKCYIKSRTAKSKVKFLQECYAEKVVPRSLSWIWKYDSSSAFPPEANKQLKFAIDRAKEDCNYQFYKFRQSQNYLKSHVPDLFLWKSLSTIVQGSGKYHQHRKSVDLTNQLNKLIDSSPWTRFSNTENIVNLSSTTLSSTQCQLLGYGLNFSLPHQDKHVLDFVTQLEYRKSSPNSLDYNFIFMNLQAICDQLNRNLFEYLPRRFRLALQELRKLKTIKISKADKGGKIVILDLDNYNVKMQSLLDNPGVYKKLKSNPLPRMQANFNRSLSDIIKRFPCAKETLNKFHSRLPSLPYIYGLPKIHKDNVPLRPIVSNCNSPTYRLSKFLAKQLSPVLDESFVDKYICDFIWKDDDGRYYVKLPWKTGHDTLTTSYCAVVNRTKSTLKKLSKTPEILNLFGDYR
- the LOC141898959 gene encoding uncharacterized protein LOC141898959 → MLPTDRNIVLKFFFFTFPYLVASFRNYEKCYIKSRTAKSKVKFLQECYAEKVVPRSLSWIWKYDSSSAFPPEANKQLKFAIDRAKEDCNYQFYKFRQSQNYLKSHVPDLFLWKSLSTIVQGSGKYHQHRKSVDLINQLNKLIDSSPWTRFSNTENIVNLSSTTLSSTQCQLLGYGLNFSLPHQDKHVLDFVTQLEYRKSSPNSLDYNFIFMNLQAICDQLNRNLFEYLPRRFRLALQELRKLKTIKISKADKGGKIVILDLDNYNVKMQSLLDNPGVYKKLKSNPLPRMQANFNRSLSDIIKRFPSAKETLNKFHSRLPSLPYIYGLPKIHKDNVPLRPIVSNCNSPTYRLSKFLAKQLSPVLDIRYRYGKSS